A window of Notolabrus celidotus isolate fNotCel1 chromosome 11, fNotCel1.pri, whole genome shotgun sequence contains these coding sequences:
- the her9 gene encoding hairy-related 9 isoform X2 yields MPADTMEKQTASPIAGAPANGSHTPDKPKNASEHRKSSKPIMEKRRRARINESLGQLKTLILDALKKDSSRHSKLEKADILEMTVKHLRNLQRVQMSALSADVTVLSKYRAGFNECMNEVTRFLSTSEGVNTEVRSRLLNHLSSCMGQMMSMNYQQQAASQQAHLAQPLHVQLPSTLPISGPTMGSKLSPAEAVSPKVFGGFQLVPATDGQFAFLIPNPAFASATAPVIPLYANAGVPVALNASPVHGSSAPTAASPVHGMTSFSGGSQAVSPVGVSTGSESSEPVWRPW; encoded by the exons ATGCCAGCTGACACTATGGAAAAGCAGACGGCATCTCCTATCGCTGGTGCGCCTGCAAATGGATCACACACACCGGACAAACCGAAAAACGCGAGCGAGCATAGAAAA TCATCCAAACCAATCATGGAAAAACGCCGAAGAGCGAGAATTAATGAAAGCCTCGGTCAGCTCAAGACTCTCATCCTGGACGCACTTAAAAAAGat AGCTCCAGACACTCAAAGCTTGAAAAAGCAGACATCCTAGAGATGACAGTGAAGCACCTGAGGAACCTGCAGCGCGTTCAGATGAGCG CGCTCTCAGCAGACGTCACCGTCCTCAGCAAATACAGAGCTGGATTCAACGAGTGCATGAACGAGGTGACCCGATTCCTCTCCACCTCAGAGGGTGTGAACACAGAGGTGAGGTCCAGGCTCCTCAACCACCTGTCCAGCTGCATGGGCCAGATGATGTCCATGAACTACCAGCAGCAGGCCGCGTCTCAACAGGCTCACCTTGCTCAGCCCCTCCACGTGCAGCTCCCCTCCACCCTGCCCATCAGCGGCCCCACTATGGGCTCCAAACTCAGTCCAGCAGAGGCCGTCTCCCCGAAGGTCTTTGGTGGGTTCCAGCTGGTGCCCGCAACAGACGGACAGTTCGCTTTTCTGATCCCCAACCCGGCCTTTGCCTCCGCCACAGCCCCCGTCATCCCCCTTTACGCAAACGCAGGAGTGCCTGTTGCGCTGAACGCCAGCCCGGTGCACGGCAGCTCCGCGCCAACAGCAGCATCTCCAGTCCACGGCATGACGTCCTTTTCCGGGGGATCCCAAGCGGTCAGCCCGGTCGGGGTCAGCACCGGCTCAGAGAGCAGCGAGCCTGTGTGGCGGCCTTGGTAG
- the her9 gene encoding hairy-related 9 isoform X1, translated as MPADTMEKQTASPIAGAPANGSHTPDKPKNASEHRKSSKPIMEKRRRARINESLGQLKTLILDALKKDSSRHSKLEKADILEMTVKHLRNLQRVQMSAALSADVTVLSKYRAGFNECMNEVTRFLSTSEGVNTEVRSRLLNHLSSCMGQMMSMNYQQQAASQQAHLAQPLHVQLPSTLPISGPTMGSKLSPAEAVSPKVFGGFQLVPATDGQFAFLIPNPAFASATAPVIPLYANAGVPVALNASPVHGSSAPTAASPVHGMTSFSGGSQAVSPVGVSTGSESSEPVWRPW; from the exons ATGCCAGCTGACACTATGGAAAAGCAGACGGCATCTCCTATCGCTGGTGCGCCTGCAAATGGATCACACACACCGGACAAACCGAAAAACGCGAGCGAGCATAGAAAA TCATCCAAACCAATCATGGAAAAACGCCGAAGAGCGAGAATTAATGAAAGCCTCGGTCAGCTCAAGACTCTCATCCTGGACGCACTTAAAAAAGat AGCTCCAGACACTCAAAGCTTGAAAAAGCAGACATCCTAGAGATGACAGTGAAGCACCTGAGGAACCTGCAGCGCGTTCAGATGAGCG CAGCGCTCTCAGCAGACGTCACCGTCCTCAGCAAATACAGAGCTGGATTCAACGAGTGCATGAACGAGGTGACCCGATTCCTCTCCACCTCAGAGGGTGTGAACACAGAGGTGAGGTCCAGGCTCCTCAACCACCTGTCCAGCTGCATGGGCCAGATGATGTCCATGAACTACCAGCAGCAGGCCGCGTCTCAACAGGCTCACCTTGCTCAGCCCCTCCACGTGCAGCTCCCCTCCACCCTGCCCATCAGCGGCCCCACTATGGGCTCCAAACTCAGTCCAGCAGAGGCCGTCTCCCCGAAGGTCTTTGGTGGGTTCCAGCTGGTGCCCGCAACAGACGGACAGTTCGCTTTTCTGATCCCCAACCCGGCCTTTGCCTCCGCCACAGCCCCCGTCATCCCCCTTTACGCAAACGCAGGAGTGCCTGTTGCGCTGAACGCCAGCCCGGTGCACGGCAGCTCCGCGCCAACAGCAGCATCTCCAGTCCACGGCATGACGTCCTTTTCCGGGGGATCCCAAGCGGTCAGCCCGGTCGGGGTCAGCACCGGCTCAGAGAGCAGCGAGCCTGTGTGGCGGCCTTGGTAG